The Haloplanus sp. CK5-1 genome segment CCCGTGCTAGGTCGTCGTCCCCGAGTTCCCGGATCACCGCCGCCGCCTCGTCGAGGAGGTGGTCGCTGGCGACGAGCGTCACCCACGAGTGTTCGCGGACGTGATCGAGCGCCGCGCGGGCGTCGCCGCCGACGAGCAGATCCACCGCGAGCACGTCCGCGTCGGCGACGACCCGCGCGGGTGAGGGGTCACTCCCCATCGCGGTGGCGCGCCAGCGCGTCGGTCACGTCCGTCTCGGTCCGGTCGTAGCGGTCGGCACGAACGAAGAGGTCGGCCCAAGTCGAGGTCACGGGAGACGCTGGGTCCCCCCCGATAAAGAGGGTTGGCCTCGTCGGTCCGAGTGTGCCCCGAGAGCGAGCGACGGCGATTCGGCGCGCATCCAACGGGACCGCCGACTCATCGGATCGACGGATACCGGCTCACACACCCCGTCGCTGCCGAGGTCTTCGTAGCAGCATATAGTCCTCTTAGTCACACTCATGTGCGCATCCGCCGTGGCACGTGTGTGAGTCTACTCGCAGACGGGACGGCGGAGTCGCTCCCTATCGACCGCCTGATTCCAGCAAGGGCACAGATTCCCGACGATCCGAACCCGGGTAACTACGTCGTCGTCGACGTGGCGCAGTTCTCGACGACGGTCCCCGAACTGTTCGCCAACGGCGCTACGTACGTCCATATCACCGAAACGCGTGGCGACGAACCGGCATTCAAAGCGGACCACCCGCGGGCGAAGATCGGCGGTGGCTCCGGTCCGAACTACCGGGGTGAACCGGGCTACGACTTCTTCAATTCGCCGAGTTTCGTCCAAGACGTCGACGTTGCGGGCCGTCCGACGGCGATGACGTCCACGAACGGCGGCAACGCCGTCACCGATCTTCGGTTGGCTGGGGACGGCGACGTCGAAATCTACGTCGGTGGACTGACCAACGGCGTCGCGGTGGCCGATCACCTCCGCGAACGGGACGGGGAGACGTACTTCGTCGCCGCCGGGTCCAACGGGAAACCGTCGCCGGAGGACGTCGCCGGCGCGCTGTTCATCGCGCGACATCTGCTCGACGATCCGCCGACCGACCGCGAACTGGCGGTCTATCACGAGATGGTCGCGTTCTCGAAGGGTCCGAAGTACGAACGGCGGCCCCGGATCAAGCGCACCGATCTCTACGAGTACGCACTAAACGTCGACAGCCGGGATATCGTGCCGAAACTCGACGGGCAGAAACTGTACGATGTCGCCGGTGACGCGTGATGCGGGCGGACGTCCACACGCATACGACCTTCTCCGACGGGTCCGAGTTGTCGGCGATGATCGGGGCAGCCTCGGACGCCGGCCTCGACGCTCTGGGCCTGACCGACCACTGCATCGTGACCGACGACGCGTTCGGTCGCCGGGCACAGTACGACCTCGTCGAGACGTACGAGCGGCGGCGCGAGGTCATCGAGGCGACCCGAGAGCGGGTCGACCTGACGCTGTACGACGCCGCGGAGGTGTGTTACGTCGAGAGCGAGACCGACGCGACCGAGGCGTTCCTCGAAACCGCCGGCTTCGACTACACCATCGGCAGCGTCCACTTCGCCGACGCGTACGACTACACCAGCGATGTCCCGTACGTCGGCGAGAGCGACGAGTTCCGTCGGGCCGCGGTCGAACGCTACTACGACGCCGTCGTCGGGCTGGTCGAATCGGAACTGTTCGACGTGCTCGGCCATCTCGACCTGCCCGAACGACTGGAGACGCTGCGTGGCCACTCACACAGGGAGGACTACGAACGCGTCGCCGCGGCGCTGGCCGACTCGCGGACCGTCCCGGAACTCAACGCCGGGCGGATCAACCGGACGCTAGGTCGCCCACATCCCGATCCGTCGATGTTCGACCCGTTCGACGACCGCGGTGTCGGGTTCGTCCTCGGAAGCGACAGCCACCGACCCGACGAACTGACCGACCGCGTCCCGGTGCTCCGGGAACTCGTCGCCGAGGCGGATATCGAACCCCTCGGAATCGACGACCTGCTTGGGTAGCGATCGGCGTCCACGTTCCGAACGGGAACCGCGACGGAAGTTACAGAAATACCGCGACGACGACGACGAACAGCAGCGACACCAACATGAACGTCACGTCGCGTGGCTGGATTTCGAGGTCGCCCAGCCTGAGTTCTCGGCTGGCTTCGTCGCCCAGAGAGTGGGAGAACCCCTTGGTTTCCATCGCCTCGACGGTGACTCTAGAGCGTTTGGCGACGTTGAACGCCATCGGATAGAAGGCTTTGATCGAGAGCTTCAGCAGATACAGGTAGTATCGCCACCGAAACGGACCGCGGTTCTCGGGAGCCTCGTTTCGGAGCCGCAACGAGTTGACCAAGTCGTGGTACTCCTCGAGTAGGACCGGCATCATCCGGTAGCCATACGCGATCGCGAAGGTGAACGGCCGAGGAACACCGAGGCTCAACAGTCCCTTGGCGAGTTTCTTCGGACTCATCGCCGAGAACGCCGCTAGACTCACGACCGAGATGACGGTCAGTTTCATGGTAAACGGGAGGAGTGCGACGCTGTTGTCGACGACCGCGCCCCGGAGCCCCCCAGTTCCCCCTTGCCACCAGTAGACGACGGAACTGAGGATGACGATGAATCCGATGTTCGAGAGGCTCCCCCAGATCAGGAGCACGAGGAGGTAGACGCTGGTCTGTGAGAGGTACGCCAGCGTCAGCGACGCAACCAGCATCGCGAACAGCGGTTCGGGTTCGTAGAAGAACCAAGGGACGATGACGAAGATCGCAGACCAGACGATCACGACACGTGGGTCGAACTTGTTTAGCAACGCCCCCTCGTTGTCGTAGGCCGTCCGCATGAGGTCGACCTTGATATCGGCGATCGTAATGTTCCGGAGCGCGTCGAGATACCCCATCACTGGACCTCCCGTCTCGGCAGCCGTTCGAGGTGTTCCGATGTCGATAGCGAGGGCGGGTCGATCCCGAGCCGTTCGCTGAGTTCGACGACTTGCGGTGGTCGGAGGTGGGCCCGTTCCAGGAGGTCGGGCCGACCGAATATCGACTGTGGCGTTTCGTCGGCCAGGATTCCGTCGGGGCCGAGGACGATCACTCGATCCGCCCACTCGGCTACCAGCTTGAGGTCGTGTGTGGCGACGACGACCGTCTCCGTGCGGGACTCCGATCGCGAGAGCATCCGTGTCACCTCGCGGCGGCTCTGGAGGTCGAGGCTCCCGGTTGGTTCGTCGAGCAGTACGATGGTCGGGTCGGTCGCCAGACCGATCGCCAGCGACGCACGCCGCTGTTGGCCGATACTCAGGAGTCGGCCATCTCGGTCGGCGATGTCTTCGAGGTCGAGGAATTCGATGACGTCGTCGACCCGCTCGTCGACGTTCGGAGCGTTCCTGTTTTCCAAGTAGTACGCGACGTCGTCCCGGACCGTTTCCTCGACGAACATCTCCTCGGGATTCTGGTGGATGTACACCGTCTCCTCGGCCAGTTCCTCGGGGAGCGTGTCGTTCGTATCGTTGCCGAGAACGGTGACAGCTCCCTCGTCCGGCGATTCGAGGCCGGTAAGCAACCGGAGCAGCGTGGATTTCCCGGCACCGTTGGCTCCGACGAGGGCAACCCTGTTACCGGCGTACAGGTTCAAATCGAACCCGTCGAGAACCGTCTTTCGGCCCTCGCGAAGCGTCGGATAGCCGTGGGTCACGTCGCGGACGCTAATAAGGGTCTCAGTGGTGCCGCTACCGTCCAGCGTTACCGTGTGATCCTTTTCGGGGACGGCCGTCGGAAAGGCATCGGCGGCCTGTTCGACCGTCACCGGATACCGACCGTTCGGCAAGGTTCCGTCCTCCTCCGACAGTTGCCGGGCGATTTGGGTGACCTGTGGCGGGTGGATGTTCGCGTCGAGCAGTTCCTCGACCCGGTTCAGTCCGATGTCGACCGGGTCGGTCCACGCCACGTCGCCGTCGGCGACCATGACAAGTCGGTCACAGTAGTCGGCGATGAACTCCGTGTGGTGTTCGATCACTATCACGCCGACGTCGGTGTTCCGCTGGATATCGCGAAGCTGTTCGTAGGTTCGTCGGGCGTTGTGAGGATCGAGTTGGGCCGCCGGCTCGTCGACGATGATGATGTTCGGGTCCATCGATAGCACGCCAGCGAGGGCGACCAGATGTTGTTGGCCGCCGCTGAGTTCCCAGATGAACCGATCGGCGGCGTCGTCGAGTCCCACCGCTTCGAGTGCATCCATCGCACGGGTCCGGTAGTCTACCACCCCGTGATTTTTCGGCGCGAACGCCACGTCGTCGCGGACGATCGGCTGGACGAGTTGGTTCTCGAAGTCCTGAAACACGTAGCCGACCGTCCGGGAGAGAGCCGAGACGTCGCTCTCGGTCGTGACGGTGTCCCCAACTGTGACCGTCCCCTCGAACGTCCCGTCGAAAAAATGGGGTACCAGTCCGTTGAACGCCTTGCACAGCGTCGTTTTGCCGCTCCCGTTGGCACCGATGATCGCGGTGAACTCCTCGGAATCGATCTCGACGTTCGCGTTCCGTAACACTGGGTCGTCGCTGCCCGGGTACCGGAACGTCAGGTCGTCGACAGTGATTGTCGTTGAAGTCATTGAACTTCAAAAAAGTGAAACGGAGTGATTACGCGGTGTCCTGCTGGCGGTAGTACACCACGCCGTAGGCGACGATTGCGGCGGCGACGATCGGCACTGCGAAGAACACCTGCCCGTACGATTCGACGAACTGCGGTTCGAAGACGAGGAACGCCCCACTGGTCTCGCTGAAGGCCTCGAAGACGAACGCGATGGGAGTCAGGACGACCCATGCGAGAAGCCCCTTGTACGTATCACGGTTGATCCGCTTGCCGCTCGGGTGACCGTCGACCGGTTCCATCCCGAGCAGCGGTTCGATCTTCCCGCGCATCCGCGGATAGAAGTACATCATCGGAAGCGCGCCGAAGATGATCCCCGCGATGATGACCTGTGTGGTTGCACCCGCGATTTCGACGGCCCAGATCGTCTCCGGGAGCCACTCGATAGCCTCCAGTGACTCGACCCCGACGTAGAACTTCCCGACGTCGATGAACTGCGCCGCGAGTTCCTCCAGTCCCTTGGCGACCACCGCAAGCACCGCGAGCCACGTCACGTCCTCCGGGTCGGAGATCATCGTCGTCGCGATGTACAGCGAAACCGTGATCATGAGGAGGCTCTCGACGGCCCCGAACGCACTGAAATCGCCGATCAGGATCTCACCGAAGACGATACCACCGACCGGGACGGCCAGACAGGCCCAGAAGGATCGGAAGAGGAAGACGAGCGTGTACGAAATGAAGAGGAACGGCCCGAGTTCGAGTTCCAACCCGCCGAGCGAGAACGACGGGAGCAGTTCCGCGAACATCATCTGCAACCCGTGGAGGGACATGACGAGTATGAACACCATCATATCCTGGTTATCGAAACTGAACAACCCCTCCTCCTGTTGGTTTAGTATCGACATCCGAATACTGCTGGTCGGCAGTGTTCAAATACTGTTTATAATTTTGATATTTCCCGGTATGCTCCGATACTGCTCTCTCAATACCATCTAGAACAACCTCCGTAAACAGTATATCCGCTGTCTCTCGGTCGCTCCGACATCGCTCTCCGAATCAGTGTCTATCCGATTTACGAGAGATACGACGGTTCCCGTTGGTTTTCGAACGATCCAGACCGCGTCGAGCCTCCGACCGCGGTAACGGGGAGACATCCCCACGCAGTCCGGTGGACACACGGGCCTCTCGGTACAATCGTTCTTCGTCGACGTGTCGGCGACCTCACCGATGTCTGACGTATATTTAAGTTGGGGGGACGGCAATCGTCCGACCGGGCGCGCACACCGGCTTCAGTTCCCATCCTCCCCACCCGCGCGCCCGGCACACCCCACTGGCACCTCGGTGCTCGGTGCCGTTCCCCCACGGCACCGTCTTCGACGACGCCGTCCCGGAGGTCACTCCACGCTCCCGGGCCCGGGCACCGAGTTCGGGGTGGCGATTCGAACCTCTCCCGTTTTCATTCGCCGTTCGGTCCTGTCACGGGACTGACTGGTAGCTGGCGACGCGACGAGGCCGGCCACACCGGAGAAGGTGGCTTCCTCTTCCGCCCCGAAGCCAACTCGAATGGAGGCCAAGCACCGGTTACGGCGACACCAAGTCGCCCTGTACGCCGTCGCTCTGATCCGTCCGGCGTCGGCCTCGACCGCCGAACGGGTCGTCGACCCCGTGTTGGCGACGCTCCTCACGTCACCTTCCTCGACGTCCCCTTCGTCCGGTTTCGCCGCGCGTTCACCGACGGGCGGTTCGTGGCCGCGGCACTCGGGACGAACTTCCTCGTCGTTCCCGTCGTCGCTTGGACGCTCACGCGGGCGCTCTCACCCGATCCGGTCGTGGTCGCCGGTGCGTTGCTCGTTCTCCTGACGCCGTGTATCGGCTACGTGATCACCTTCACGCATCTCGCGGGCGGCGACGCCGAACGACTCACGGCGACGACGCCGGCCCTGATGCTCGCGCAACTCCTCGCGTTGCCCGCGTACCTGTGGCTCTTCGTCGGCCCCGCCGTCGCGGCCGTCGTCGACGCCGGGCCGTTCGTCGAGACGTTCCTGACGCTCGTCGCCCTCCCGCTGACGCTCGCGCTCCCACCAGGGTACGAACTCGTTCCCATCGTCGTCACCCAGACGCTCGTCGAACTGGTCGGCATGGTCGTACTCACGACCGCCGTCCCGACGTGGCTCCCTCCGGCCGTCCGCGCGTTCATCCGGAGTGGTGCGGGGCGGCTGACCTCCTACTCCGACGAGTCGGTCGACGCTCACTTCGTGGTGCGGCCGCCACCCCGCCGCGTCGGGGCGTCGTCCGGACCGTTTTTAGTCCTCGGATTCCTACACCGAGGGGAATGGACGGTGAAGTCGCTCGGTCGCCCGAATCAATCTACCCCGACGAGTCGAACCTCCTCGCACTCCGACCGAGGTTCGATCGGAACTGGCTCGACTCGCCGTCCGGGGACACCGCGGTGTCCCACGATTCGGGGACTCACCGCACCGACTACCTCTCGAAACGCCCCGTACTCGGGACAGGCTTACACCTGCACGCTCGGAATTCGACCTTGCCATGACCGACTCGCCGGACGATCGACCGACGGTCCTCGTCGTCGACGACGAACGCGACCTCACCGATCTGTACGAGGTGTGGCTGTCCGACGACTACCACGTCCGCACGGCCTACGGCGGCGAGGAGGCCCTCGCCGCACACGACGACGCGGTCGACGTCGTCCTGCTGGATCGGCGGATGCCCGACCTGTCCGGCGACGAGGTCCTGGAGCGACTCCGCGACCAGGGGTCCGACTGTCAGGTCGTCATGGTGACGGCAGTCGACCCGGATTTCGACATCCTCGAGATGGGGTTCGACGGTTACGTCACCAAACCCGTCGACCGTGATCAACTGCAAAGCGTCGTCGAGCGGATGCTCACGCGCCGCGAGTACGACGCGCAACTCCAGTCATACTACCGACTCGTCGCACAGCGTGCTGCGCTCGTGGCCGAGAAGGACGCCGGCGAACTCGCCTCGAACCCCGAGTTCGCCGATCTGGAGGCCCGGATCGCCGATCTGAAAGCGGAGACGGACCTCGCCGTGAGCGACTTCGACGAGACGGACTTCGACGCCGCGTTTCGGGATCTGGACGACTCCTGATCGTCACCCCGCGCTCCGTGGCTCGCTACTCTTCGCCCGAGTCGCCCCATCGCTCGACCACCTCCGGCGTTCCGGACAGCACGCCGTGCAACCGCGTCAGCGGATCGACGACCACGCGATCCGGTTCGACCTCGCGAACCCGCCGACTGATCTCCTCGGTGAGCGGTTCGCGTTCGACCTCGGCGGCCGAGAACACCTCGTACGACTGGTCTTCGGTGAACACCTCCGCGGTCGGGCGCAGATCTAGAAACGCCATCGACTCGACGTCGAACCCGAGCGACGTGGCGTTCGACTTGAGGTCGTCCAGATCCTCCTCGAGGTTGGTGAACAGGACCGTCTCGTCCGCGGCTACCCCCGCCTCCAGGAAGTGTAGCGTGAGAATCGTCTTCCCGACGCCGGGCGACCCGTCGACCATGTATCCACGGCGCTTGAGGAGGCCACCGCCGAGAACCCCGTCCAACCCCTCGATACCGGTCGAGACACGCTCCGGTGACGACATGCCGTCCGTTACTGGTCGTGACGAGTTATAACCCGAACCCAACCGCGACGACGAGACGTCGCGTCCGGTGTGGCCGACACGCCACGCCCTCCGATCCATCGACTGCCTCCGGTGTTTTATATTCGCCCGCCCTACACCAACGTGGTATGGAGGATCGGTCCGCCGAGTCGGTCGAGCGGAGTCCGGCCGACGAGCGGATCCTGTTGATCGCTAACCCCGGCCAAGATCGGACGCTCCTCCGGGACTGGCTCGACTCGCTGTCCCGGTACCGCGTCGTCGTTCGCGATCCGGGGGGATCCCTTCCCGACCCCGACTCGTACGATCTCTGTCTCCTCGACGACGCCGCGCTCGCCCGATCCGCCGACGAACTGCTCGGTCACCGGGCCGAATCGGACCCCGTCTTCCTGCCCTGTCTGCTCGTGACGACCGCACGCGACGCCGTCGGCGACCACTTCGCCGTCGAGGACGACGACGGCCGGTCGCTCGTCGACGACATCGTTCCGCTCCCGGTCGAGCAGTCGCTCCTCAGCCGCCGGATAGAGAACCTGTTGCACGCCCGGCGGGCCGCCACTCGCCTCCGGGAGCGAGAACAGCAGTACGAACGACTGGTCAACCTCACTCCCGAGGCGCTCCTCGTCCTCCGCGATCACGAGATCGTGTACAGCAACGCGGCCGCGGCCGACACCTTCGCCGGCGGCGACGACGCCGATCTGCAGGGGCGCTCCGTCACGACGCTCGTCCCGGACGACGCGCTCGACCGGTTCACCGAGACGCTGCGCGACATCGACCGCGACGGGCGGGTCGAGGGGTTCCGGAGCGTCCGCATGCGGACGACGGCCGGCGACCACGTCCGGACGAAGGTGGCCGGGACCCGTGTCGTCTTCGGCGAGGAACCGGCGACGCAGTTGCTCGTCCGCGACGTGACGGCCGAACACGAGCGCGAACAGCGGTTGTCCCTGTTCGGACGGGCGATCCAGTCGGCGGCCCAGGGCGTCACGATCGCCGACGCACGACGGGAGGACACCCCGCTCGTCTACGCCAATTCGGCGTTCGAGGAGATCACGGGCTACTCCCAGGCCGAAGCACTGGGACGGAACTGCCGGTTCCTACAGGGGAGTCGAACCGCGGACGAACCGGTCGCACGGATGCGACGAGCCATCGACACCGGAACCCCGGTCACCGTCGAAGTGCTGAACTACCGGAAGGACGGCACGGCCTTCTGGAACCAAGTGGACCTCCTGCCGGTCACCGACGACGACGGGACGGTCACGCACTTCCTCGGGTTGCAGCGCGATATCACCCGACGAAAGTCGCGCGAGGAGCGCCTGCAGGTGCTCGATCGGGTGTTGCGCCACAACCTGCGCAACCGCATGAACGTGATCATCGGACACGCCGAACGACTCCAGTCCGACGACGATCCGGCCGTCGTCGAGACGGCGGAAACGATCGAACGCGCGGGACAAAGTCTCCTCTCGATCAGCGAGCAGATCACCGAGTTCGAGGGGCTCATCAGTCGGTCGGACCAGGGACCCACGGTGTACGATCTGGCGAGTGCCCTCGAACGGGTCGTCGCCGGCGTCCGGGCGGAGCACCCGGCGGCCACGGTCCGCCTCGACAGCCCGGAGTCGGCGACTATCCGGGGGAGTCGACTCCTCCCGGCGGCACTCGAGGAAGTCCTCGAACTCGCGGTCAGGCCCGGCCCGGCCGACGCCGACGTCGAACTCGTCGTTCGGGTCGGGGGCGACCGAGTGTGTCTCGACCTGATCGACCACGGACGGACCATCCCCGAGAGCGACTTCGAGGTGATCGCCAGGGAATCGGAGTCGTCGACCGAACATCCCGACGGACTAGAATTCTGGCTGGTTCGGTGGGCGGTCCTCAACTCGAACGGCGATATGGACGCCGATCCGGTGGACGACCGCCGGTTCAGCATCCGTCTCCCGCGTGGGGGCGACGAGACGGACCGCGCGACGGAGAGGTAGCGCTCCCGACTGCGCCGAGGTCTGCGCTCGTCCCGAACCGGTTCGCTCGCCACGGGACGACCACACGGAGGCTGTCTCTACGCGGCAATCCAAGCCCGCTACGGCGAGGGATCACCCTCCGACCGGACGGCTGGACGCCGGACCTAAGATAATTAGTACTGTGGGTGAACAGTCTCGTATCGATTATGTACTCCTACGTCCGACGACGGACCTACCACCTCCTGACGCCCGAAGAGGGTGGGAAATTCGGGTACTACGTCGACGCAGCCATCATCGCTCTCATCTGTCTGAACGTCGTTATGGTCGTCCTCGAGACGGTCGACGGCCTCAGGGCGAGTTACGGGGAGTTGTTCTACTGGTTCGAGACTCTCTCCGTCGCCATTTTCACCGCCGAGTATCTGGGACGCCTCTGGACGAGCGTCGAAGACGGTGCCGGGCCAGCAGTCGGTCGATTACGGTTCGCGACCAAGCCGATGCTACTCGTCGATCTCGTGGCTATCGCACCGTTCTACATGAAAAAGCAAGGGGTACTTACGAGAAGGAGCCACGGAGAGCGGGTGGATCTTGAGTTCTGCCAAGACCCAGTCCCACTGGGACTGTCCGAACTGCTCCCACACCGCCACGAAGGCCGTCAAACACTAGTACAGAATCGCCAGCAGTATTACAGCGATTATTTTCAGCAGTAACGCGAGCCATCGCGGAGTTCGTGCTTTGCGTTACAGTGATCGTCCATACATCCATCCGAAGACCACTTCGGAGCGTCGGGTCACGAGCAGATACCTACCCCCCGGATGCGGGCGGTATCCAGCGGGCCGGTCGGGTTCATAAACCGGCCTCCAAACTAGAACCGCTGTACGGCGAGGTGGCAGATGTAACAGTAACCGGACAACTATACGAATCGCAAGACGGCGTTGGGATACCCGTGTAGTAGAAGGGCGCGTTCTTGAGCGGTGTTTGTTTCTCCAATAAGAACGCCGTGAAATGAAGAGACAAGCCGTGTAACTCCACTAAGCCTAGGCCGGAATTTGAATCCGGGGTCTCGTCCTTACCAAGGACGCGCTTTACCGCTAAGCTACCCAGGCACTCAGGGTGCGTACACCCCGATTTCTCGCCTTCTGCACCCGATTCTATTACACAGTCGTATAAGAATGTGATGAAAGCCACCGGGCGTGCCGTGCCGTGCCAAAGCAACGACCGGAAACCTTCCGAAGCTCCCACCCTCAATGAGGCTACCCTTTCGTTCAGTCGTTCGTCAAGCGGTTTCAGGCGCAACGAACGCGGTTAGCAACCAGAAAGTGAATCGACTTCGCCACCTCGTTTGTTTTCCTCGATCCCGACCGCAGTATCCTCTACAGGGGGTGTGCGACACCGCATACTCTTCCTCAATTTCTGGGACATCCGAGACAGCGTAGCACTGGATCGGTTTTTCTTGCTTCGTCGTGACGGGGAAGTCGTAGTTATCAGCCTGGTATTTGAAGTCCTTCCCCTCGGACAGACGCTCCTCGACGAACTCTTCGTGGTCGTCTAACCGTTTCTTGAAAGTCTCACGCGAGTATTCTGGAACGTCGTCGGCTCGTCGCTTGAACAACCGTACGAACTCCTCGTCCAGTTCATAGCCGACGGAATTTCGCCCCGCGACCATCGCGGCGAACGAAGGCGTCCCTGTTCCCAAGAACGGGTCAAGCACGGTATCCCCGTAGACAGAACACATGTTGATGAGTCGATACGGAATCTCGAATGGGTACGCCCCGGCCCGCTCTCTTAAATATGATCTCGCGGACGACGAGTTCGCTTCTCCTGCACTCGAACACATCAACGTTCTCAGCCTTGCCAAGGAAATGGCTAATCTTGGACCAATTAAACCCGGAGCAGGCGGCGGCTTCGAGTACAGATCGAAGTCAGACCAATCCACTGAGTATTACGAACAGGTATTCCGCCGATTCGACGATCTCATCGAAGCCAAACCAGGTGAGATAGTTTCCATCGATTCCCTCACTGACTCTGTTCCATCTCACGGTAACGGACCAAGCATTCCTGAAGACGAACAGGCTGCGGTGTTTGCTCCAAGGCATTCATCCGATCCTGATGGAACTGGGTTTGGGTTGACTATCGTTCAGCGCCTCGCTGAAGCACATGGATGGGACGTCACGCTGACTGACAGCGAGTCCGGTGGTGCACGATTCGAGTTTACTGGCGTCGAAATCCGCGATGAATACACGCCATCTGCTGCATCAACGGAGCGGAACTACTATAGTAGCCTTTGTAAGTCATCACACACCTGATCGCATGACTGCGTTCGATCAGGTGTGCGGACAGTTACAAACGCTACTATAGCAGCGCTCAAGTGTTGTGACCACACAGCGAGCAATTACTGGTAGTAAGAGCGTGTCATAGAAAAATTCGCACGCATTGCCTATCCAACTCTTGTCAAGACTCGCGTGCAAGAAGCGCGTATTCGGCAACGGAAGTATCCCTATTTACTTAAGTTATCGGTTCAAGAAAATCGATTTGGGGGCAAGCTGTGACCACAACGGACGATAGAATACACGTTCTTCATGTCGATGATGACCCGGCGTTCGA includes the following:
- a CDS encoding 2-phosphosulfolactate phosphatase, which translates into the protein MSLLADGTAESLPIDRLIPARAQIPDDPNPGNYVVVDVAQFSTTVPELFANGATYVHITETRGDEPAFKADHPRAKIGGGSGPNYRGEPGYDFFNSPSFVQDVDVAGRPTAMTSTNGGNAVTDLRLAGDGDVEIYVGGLTNGVAVADHLRERDGETYFVAAGSNGKPSPEDVAGALFIARHLLDDPPTDRELAVYHEMVAFSKGPKYERRPRIKRTDLYEYALNVDSRDIVPKLDGQKLYDVAGDA
- a CDS encoding PHP domain-containing protein, yielding MRADVHTHTTFSDGSELSAMIGAASDAGLDALGLTDHCIVTDDAFGRRAQYDLVETYERRREVIEATRERVDLTLYDAAEVCYVESETDATEAFLETAGFDYTIGSVHFADAYDYTSDVPYVGESDEFRRAAVERYYDAVVGLVESELFDVLGHLDLPERLETLRGHSHREDYERVAAALADSRTVPELNAGRINRTLGRPHPDPSMFDPFDDRGVGFVLGSDSHRPDELTDRVPVLRELVAEADIEPLGIDDLLG
- a CDS encoding energy-coupling factor transporter transmembrane component T, coding for MGYLDALRNITIADIKVDLMRTAYDNEGALLNKFDPRVVIVWSAIFVIVPWFFYEPEPLFAMLVASLTLAYLSQTSVYLLVLLIWGSLSNIGFIVILSSVVYWWQGGTGGLRGAVVDNSVALLPFTMKLTVISVVSLAAFSAMSPKKLAKGLLSLGVPRPFTFAIAYGYRMMPVLLEEYHDLVNSLRLRNEAPENRGPFRWRYYLYLLKLSIKAFYPMAFNVAKRSRVTVEAMETKGFSHSLGDEASRELRLGDLEIQPRDVTFMLVSLLFVVVVAVFL
- a CDS encoding energy-coupling factor transporter ATPase is translated as MTSTTITVDDLTFRYPGSDDPVLRNANVEIDSEEFTAIIGANGSGKTTLCKAFNGLVPHFFDGTFEGTVTVGDTVTTESDVSALSRTVGYVFQDFENQLVQPIVRDDVAFAPKNHGVVDYRTRAMDALEAVGLDDAADRFIWELSGGQQHLVALAGVLSMDPNIIIVDEPAAQLDPHNARRTYEQLRDIQRNTDVGVIVIEHHTEFIADYCDRLVMVADGDVAWTDPVDIGLNRVEELLDANIHPPQVTQIARQLSEEDGTLPNGRYPVTVEQAADAFPTAVPEKDHTVTLDGSGTTETLISVRDVTHGYPTLREGRKTVLDGFDLNLYAGNRVALVGANGAGKSTLLRLLTGLESPDEGAVTVLGNDTNDTLPEELAEETVYIHQNPEEMFVEETVRDDVAYYLENRNAPNVDERVDDVIEFLDLEDIADRDGRLLSIGQQRRASLAIGLATDPTIVLLDEPTGSLDLQSRREVTRMLSRSESRTETVVVATHDLKLVAEWADRVIVLGPDGILADETPQSIFGRPDLLERAHLRPPQVVELSERLGIDPPSLSTSEHLERLPRREVQ
- a CDS encoding response regulator produces the protein MTDSPDDRPTVLVVDDERDLTDLYEVWLSDDYHVRTAYGGEEALAAHDDAVDVVLLDRRMPDLSGDEVLERLRDQGSDCQVVMVTAVDPDFDILEMGFDGYVTKPVDRDQLQSVVERMLTRREYDAQLQSYYRLVAQRAALVAEKDAGELASNPEFADLEARIADLKAETDLAVSDFDETDFDAAFRDLDDS
- a CDS encoding PAS domain S-box protein, with translation MEDRSAESVERSPADERILLIANPGQDRTLLRDWLDSLSRYRVVVRDPGGSLPDPDSYDLCLLDDAALARSADELLGHRAESDPVFLPCLLVTTARDAVGDHFAVEDDDGRSLVDDIVPLPVEQSLLSRRIENLLHARRAATRLREREQQYERLVNLTPEALLVLRDHEIVYSNAAAADTFAGGDDADLQGRSVTTLVPDDALDRFTETLRDIDRDGRVEGFRSVRMRTTAGDHVRTKVAGTRVVFGEEPATQLLVRDVTAEHEREQRLSLFGRAIQSAAQGVTIADARREDTPLVYANSAFEEITGYSQAEALGRNCRFLQGSRTADEPVARMRRAIDTGTPVTVEVLNYRKDGTAFWNQVDLLPVTDDDGTVTHFLGLQRDITRRKSREERLQVLDRVLRHNLRNRMNVIIGHAERLQSDDDPAVVETAETIERAGQSLLSISEQITEFEGLISRSDQGPTVYDLASALERVVAGVRAEHPAATVRLDSPESATIRGSRLLPAALEEVLELAVRPGPADADVELVVRVGGDRVCLDLIDHGRTIPESDFEVIARESESSTEHPDGLEFWLVRWAVLNSNGDMDADPVDDRRFSIRLPRGGDETDRATER
- a CDS encoding ion transporter → MYSYVRRRTYHLLTPEEGGKFGYYVDAAIIALICLNVVMVVLETVDGLRASYGELFYWFETLSVAIFTAEYLGRLWTSVEDGAGPAVGRLRFATKPMLLVDLVAIAPFYMKKQGVLTRRSHGERVDLEFCQDPVPLGLSELLPHRHEGRQTLVQNRQQYYSDYFQQ
- a CDS encoding DNA methyltransferase; the encoded protein is MCSVYGDTVLDPFLGTGTPSFAAMVAGRNSVGYELDEEFVRLFKRRADDVPEYSRETFKKRLDDHEEFVEERLSEGKDFKYQADNYDFPVTTKQEKPIQCYAVSDVPEIEEEYAVSHTPCRGYCGRDRGKQTRWRSRFTFWLLTAFVAPETA
- a CDS encoding HAMP domain-containing sensor histidine kinase; protein product: MSRYGISNGYAPARSLKYDLADDEFASPALEHINVLSLAKEMANLGPIKPGAGGGFEYRSKSDQSTEYYEQVFRRFDDLIEAKPGEIVSIDSLTDSVPSHGNGPSIPEDEQAAVFAPRHSSDPDGTGFGLTIVQRLAEAHGWDVTLTDSESGGARFEFTGVEIRDEYTPSAASTERNYYSSLCKSSHT